Proteins encoded by one window of Pseudomonas sp. PSKL.D1:
- the cgtA gene encoding Obg family GTPase CgtA, with protein sequence MKFVDEVSIRVKAGDGGNGCMSFRREKFIENGGPNGGDGGDGGSVYMVADENLNTLVDYRYTRHHEAQRGANGGSTDCTGKKGEDLFLRVPVGTTVIDASTQEVIGDLVAPGQKLMVAQGGWHGLGNTRFKSSTNRAPRQTTPGKPGDQRDLKMELKVLADVGLLGLPNAGKSTFIRSVSAAKPKVADYPFTTLVPNLGVVSVDRWKSFVIADIPGLIEGASEGAGLGIRFLKHLARTRVLLHLVDLAPLDGSSPADAAEVIINELAQFSPALIDRERWLVLNKSDMVMDDEREERVKEVVERLNWDGPVYVISAISKQGTEQLSHDLMRYLEDRADRLANDPAYAEELAELDQRIEDEARAQLQALDDARTLRRTGVKSVHDIGDDDDWDDFEDDEDGPEIIYVRD encoded by the coding sequence ATGAAGTTTGTTGACGAAGTATCCATTCGGGTCAAAGCCGGTGACGGCGGCAACGGTTGCATGAGCTTCCGTCGCGAAAAGTTCATCGAGAACGGCGGCCCCAACGGCGGTGACGGTGGTGATGGTGGTTCGGTGTACATGGTTGCCGACGAAAACCTCAACACCCTGGTCGACTACCGCTACACCCGCCACCACGAAGCCCAGCGCGGCGCCAACGGCGGCAGCACCGACTGCACCGGCAAGAAAGGTGAAGACCTGTTCCTGCGCGTGCCGGTTGGCACCACGGTGATCGACGCTTCCACCCAGGAAGTGATCGGCGACCTGGTGGCCCCTGGCCAGAAGCTGATGGTCGCCCAAGGCGGCTGGCACGGCCTGGGCAACACCCGTTTCAAATCCAGCACCAACCGTGCGCCGCGCCAGACCACCCCGGGCAAGCCAGGTGATCAGCGCGACTTGAAGATGGAGCTGAAAGTACTGGCCGACGTTGGCCTGCTGGGCCTGCCGAATGCGGGCAAGTCCACCTTCATCCGCTCGGTTTCCGCCGCCAAGCCGAAAGTGGCCGACTACCCGTTCACCACCCTGGTGCCAAACCTGGGCGTGGTCAGCGTCGACCGCTGGAAGAGCTTCGTCATCGCCGACATTCCCGGCCTGATCGAAGGCGCATCCGAAGGTGCCGGCCTGGGTATCCGCTTCCTCAAGCACCTGGCCCGTACCCGCGTGCTGCTGCATTTGGTCGACCTGGCGCCGCTGGACGGCAGCAGCCCGGCCGACGCTGCCGAAGTGATCATCAACGAGCTGGCGCAGTTCAGCCCGGCATTGATCGACCGCGAGCGCTGGCTGGTGCTGAACAAGTCCGACATGGTCATGGACGACGAGCGCGAGGAGCGCGTGAAGGAAGTGGTCGAGCGCCTGAACTGGGATGGCCCGGTTTACGTGATCTCGGCTATCTCCAAACAGGGCACCGAGCAGCTCAGCCACGACCTGATGCGCTACCTCGAAGACCGCGCCGACCGCCTGGCCAACGACCCGGCCTACGCCGAAGAGCTGGCCGAACTCGACCAGCGCATCGAAGACGAAGCCCGTGCCCAGCTGCAGGCCCTGGACGACGCGCGCACCCTGCGCCGTACCGGCGTCAAGAGCGTGCACGACATCGGCGATGATGACGACTGGGATGATTTCGAGGACGACGAAGACGGCCCGGAAATCATTTACGTGCGCGACTGA
- a CDS encoding FKBP-type peptidyl-prolyl cis-trans isomerase, with protein sequence MSELNLTTDETRVSYGIGRQLGGQLRDNPPPGVSLEAILAGLTDAFNGAESRVSEADLSASFKVIRDVMQAEAAAKAEAAAAVGKEFLAENAKRDGITTLASGLQFEVLTAGEGAKPTRESNVRTHYHGTLIDGTVFDSSYERGQPAEFPVGGVIAGWTEALQLMNAGSKWRLYVPSELAYGAQGVGSIPPHSVLVFDVELLDVL encoded by the coding sequence ATGTCCGAACTCAACCTGACCACCGACGAAACGCGCGTCAGCTACGGCATCGGCCGTCAGCTGGGCGGCCAGCTGCGCGACAACCCGCCACCAGGCGTGAGCCTGGAAGCCATCCTTGCTGGCCTGACCGACGCCTTCAATGGCGCTGAGAGCCGCGTAAGCGAGGCCGACCTGTCGGCCAGCTTCAAGGTCATCCGTGACGTGATGCAAGCCGAAGCGGCAGCCAAGGCTGAAGCCGCTGCTGCTGTCGGTAAGGAATTCCTGGCTGAAAACGCCAAGCGTGACGGCATCACCACCCTGGCTTCGGGCCTGCAGTTCGAAGTACTGACTGCTGGTGAAGGCGCCAAGCCAACCCGCGAAAGCAACGTGCGTACTCACTACCACGGCACCCTGATCGACGGCACCGTGTTCGACAGCTCCTACGAGCGTGGCCAGCCGGCCGAATTCCCGGTTGGTGGCGTGATCGCTGGCTGGACCGAAGCCCTGCAGCTGATGAACGCTGGCAGCAAATGGCGCCTGTATGTGCCAAGCGAGCTGGCCTACGGCGCCCAAGGCGTTGGCAGCATCCCGCCGCACAGCGTGCTGGTGTTCGACGTCGAGCTGCTCGACGTTCTGTAA
- a CDS encoding zinc ribbon domain-containing protein YjdM has translation MSTLPPCPKCNSEYTYEDGTQLICPECAHEWSANGEADAASDDVVKKDSVGNVLQDGDTVTVIKDLKVKGSSLVVKVGTKVKNIRLCDGDHDIDCKIDGIGAMKLKSEFVRKV, from the coding sequence GTGAGCACGCTGCCTCCCTGCCCCAAATGCAATTCCGAATACACCTACGAGGATGGCACTCAGCTGATCTGCCCCGAGTGCGCCCACGAGTGGTCGGCCAATGGCGAAGCAGACGCCGCCAGCGATGACGTGGTGAAGAAGGATTCGGTCGGCAACGTTCTGCAGGACGGCGACACCGTCACCGTGATCAAGGACCTCAAGGTCAAGGGCTCGTCCCTGGTGGTCAAGGTCGGTACCAAGGTCAAGAATATCCGCCTGTGCGACGGCGACCACGATATCGACTGCAAGATCGACGGCATCGGCGCAATGAAACTGAAGTCGGAATTCGTTCGCAAGGTCTGA
- a CDS encoding TIGR00645 family protein, producing MERILENAMYASRWLLAPIYFGLSLGLLALALKFFQEVIHVLPNVFALSEADLILVILSLIDMSLVGGLLVMVMISGYENFVSQLDIDDSKEKLNWLGKMDSSSLKMKVAASIVAISSIHLLRVFMDAQNISTDYLMWYVIIHMTFVVSAFCMGYLDKVTKH from the coding sequence ATGGAACGTATTCTCGAAAACGCAATGTATGCCTCGCGCTGGCTGCTTGCCCCTATCTACTTCGGCTTGTCCCTGGGTTTGTTGGCGCTTGCCCTCAAGTTCTTCCAGGAAGTCATCCACGTATTGCCCAACGTTTTCGCCTTGAGCGAAGCCGACCTGATTCTGGTGATCCTGTCGCTGATCGACATGTCGCTGGTTGGCGGCCTGCTGGTGATGGTGATGATCTCCGGCTATGAAAATTTCGTGTCGCAGCTGGACATCGACGACAGCAAGGAGAAGCTCAACTGGCTGGGCAAGATGGACTCTTCGTCGTTGAAGATGAAGGTTGCCGCGTCGATCGTGGCGATTTCGTCCATCCACCTGCTGCGGGTGTTCATGGATGCACAGAACATCTCCACGGATTACCTGATGTGGTACGTGATCATCCACATGACCTTTGTGGTGTCGGCGTTCTGCATGGGGTACCTGGACAAGGTCACCAAGCACTAA
- the rplU gene encoding 50S ribosomal protein L21 — protein MSYAVIVTGGKQYKVAEGEFLKIEKLEVATGESVTFDRVLLVANGDDVTIGAPVVAGAKVVAEVVSQGRHDKVRIIKFRRRKHHMKRMGHRQWFTEIKITGIQA, from the coding sequence ATGTCTTACGCAGTAATCGTTACCGGCGGCAAGCAGTACAAAGTCGCTGAAGGTGAATTCCTCAAGATCGAGAAGCTGGAAGTCGCCACTGGCGAATCCGTAACCTTCGATCGCGTTCTGCTGGTTGCCAATGGCGACGACGTCACCATCGGCGCTCCAGTCGTTGCTGGTGCCAAAGTTGTGGCTGAAGTCGTTTCGCAAGGCCGTCACGACAAAGTCCGCATCATCAAGTTCCGTCGTCGTAAGCACCACATGAAGCGTATGGGCCACCGCCAGTGGTTCACCGAGATCAAAATCACCGGTATCCAGGCTTAA
- the mksF gene encoding Mks condensin complex protein MksF, translating to MSQERYGIRRFALLNTAGYSLGLFPLEHPLSVYGANNLGKSASINALQFPILARMSDMSFGKYSLEQSRRFYFASDTSYILCELNLPHGPHVIGVVGRGPGGGFGHQFFAYKGELDLAHYQKNDTCLRQKELFTNLERLGLKAYELKPDELRRLLVGGHTSCPLDLTLIPLRSTSEQSLKTFRALFINLLHMREITAAKLKQLFLDAFEHSLRSGSVDYIAACEEAFRDVRRMEQDYNALVAAGPLVEALAGGVAQRDILRGKLHRLSPLLDNLLGTWQEYAMARKEELVIQAEHYRGEQDRLQNDQRGGTQELMRLEREITGIQRWLGELSVLKHRFALVDDVKMLEQQLLAAKDAHDELAGALAQSRQFSAEDLDERVRDLEKRLKQVKQQLDHADNNSYARLREEFSQQDVDRLMRLFNGALFSLPLGDRGIELDDSDLWVKSLEAVLESFKGERFEAPGISIDISHIDPPALQALADRAALRDQKDRLDRELKQLKTQQSVAADRTASKAQTEALYQEVLDAQKALEDFRRSETLSAEEPEKMEQLAQLEAAQDELKRSSDAFTERVQQLSAKLQLVGRQIADLEAKQRTLEDALRRRQLLPADLPYGTPFMEAVDDSMDNLLPLLNDYQDSWQGLQRVDNQIEALYAQVRLKGVAKFDSEDDMERRLQLLVNAYAHRTDEALTLAKARRAAVTDIARTLRNIRSDYDSLEHQLALFNREINKRQVSNLESFRVVLAPNKEALKHIDQIIHSAGQYEEGETLSVFDLTQSAEQDHKNEEAKEYLARLVAANHNQLGLKDLFELAFEITKINSQPVIHADIDGAASNGTTMTIKALTNMYLLLHLMDRDLAGRIRLPYYLDEAADIDERNQAALLETSLQLGFVPILASVKPQVSARVAIDLEGGSGPNGIYIDEADWKYISRRDEVKAIVREDEAEELA from the coding sequence ATGAGCCAGGAACGCTACGGCATCCGCCGCTTCGCACTGCTCAACACCGCCGGCTACAGCCTCGGCCTGTTCCCGCTGGAGCACCCGCTGTCGGTGTACGGTGCCAACAACCTGGGTAAATCGGCGTCGATCAACGCCCTGCAGTTCCCGATCCTGGCACGCATGTCGGACATGAGCTTCGGCAAGTACAGCCTCGAGCAGTCGCGCCGCTTCTACTTCGCCAGCGATACGTCCTACATCCTGTGCGAACTGAACCTGCCCCACGGCCCACACGTGATTGGCGTGGTCGGCCGTGGCCCGGGTGGCGGTTTCGGCCACCAGTTCTTTGCCTACAAAGGCGAGCTGGACCTGGCCCACTACCAGAAGAACGACACCTGCCTGCGCCAAAAGGAGCTGTTCACCAACCTTGAGCGCCTGGGCCTGAAAGCCTACGAGCTCAAACCGGATGAACTGCGCCGGCTGCTGGTCGGCGGCCACACCTCGTGCCCGCTGGACCTCACCCTGATCCCGCTACGCTCCACCAGCGAGCAAAGCCTGAAAACCTTCCGTGCGTTGTTCATCAACCTGCTGCACATGCGCGAAATCACCGCCGCCAAGCTCAAGCAACTGTTCCTCGATGCCTTCGAGCACAGCCTGCGTTCGGGCAGCGTCGACTACATCGCCGCCTGTGAAGAAGCCTTCCGCGACGTGCGCCGCATGGAACAGGACTACAACGCCCTGGTCGCTGCCGGCCCGTTGGTCGAGGCCCTGGCCGGTGGTGTGGCCCAACGCGACATCCTGCGCGGCAAGCTGCACCGCCTTTCGCCCCTGCTCGACAACCTGCTGGGCACCTGGCAGGAATACGCCATGGCGCGCAAGGAAGAACTGGTTATCCAGGCCGAGCACTACCGTGGTGAGCAAGACCGCCTGCAGAATGACCAGCGTGGCGGCACCCAGGAGCTGATGCGCCTGGAACGCGAAATCACCGGCATCCAGCGCTGGCTAGGCGAGCTGTCGGTGCTCAAGCACCGGTTCGCGCTGGTCGATGACGTCAAGATGCTCGAACAGCAGCTGCTCGCCGCCAAGGATGCCCACGACGAGCTCGCCGGTGCCCTGGCCCAGTCGCGCCAGTTTTCGGCCGAAGACCTCGACGAGCGCGTGCGTGACCTGGAAAAACGCCTCAAGCAGGTGAAGCAGCAGCTCGACCACGCCGACAACAACAGCTACGCCCGCCTGCGCGAAGAGTTCTCCCAGCAAGACGTCGACCGCCTGATGCGCCTGTTCAACGGCGCGCTGTTCAGCCTGCCACTGGGCGACCGCGGCATCGAGCTGGACGACAGCGACCTGTGGGTAAAATCCCTCGAAGCGGTGCTCGAAAGCTTCAAGGGCGAGCGCTTCGAGGCGCCGGGCATCTCCATCGATATCTCGCACATCGACCCACCGGCCCTGCAGGCCCTGGCCGACCGCGCCGCTCTGCGCGACCAGAAAGACCGCCTGGACCGCGAGCTCAAGCAGCTCAAGACCCAGCAATCGGTAGCGGCCGACCGCACCGCCTCCAAAGCGCAGACCGAAGCCCTGTACCAAGAGGTGCTCGACGCCCAGAAGGCCCTGGAAGACTTCCGCCGCAGCGAAACCCTGTCGGCTGAAGAACCCGAGAAGATGGAGCAACTGGCGCAGCTGGAAGCCGCCCAGGACGAACTCAAGCGCTCCAGCGACGCCTTCACCGAGCGCGTCCAGCAGCTGTCGGCCAAACTGCAACTGGTTGGCCGCCAGATCGCCGACCTTGAAGCCAAGCAACGCACCCTGGAAGACGCCCTGCGCCGCCGCCAACTGCTGCCAGCCGACCTGCCGTATGGCACGCCGTTCATGGAAGCGGTCGACGACTCCATGGACAACCTGCTGCCGCTGCTCAACGATTACCAGGACAGCTGGCAGGGCCTGCAGCGCGTCGACAACCAGATCGAGGCACTGTACGCCCAGGTTCGCCTCAAAGGCGTGGCCAAGTTCGACAGCGAAGACGACATGGAGCGCCGCCTGCAGCTGCTGGTGAATGCCTATGCACACCGCACCGACGAGGCCCTTACCCTGGCCAAGGCGCGCCGTGCGGCGGTCACCGACATCGCCCGTACCCTGCGCAACATCCGCAGCGACTACGACAGCCTTGAGCACCAGCTGGCCCTGTTCAACCGCGAGATCAACAAGCGCCAGGTGTCGAACCTGGAGAGCTTCCGCGTGGTACTGGCGCCGAACAAGGAAGCGCTCAAGCACATCGACCAGATCATCCACAGCGCTGGCCAGTACGAAGAAGGCGAAACCCTGTCGGTGTTCGACCTGACCCAGAGCGCCGAGCAGGACCACAAGAACGAAGAGGCCAAGGAGTACCTGGCGCGGCTGGTGGCGGCCAACCACAACCAGCTGGGCCTGAAAGACCTGTTCGAGCTGGCATTCGAGATCACCAAGATCAACAGCCAGCCCGTGATCCACGCCGACATCGACGGCGCCGCGTCCAACGGCACCACCATGACCATCAAGGCGCTGACCAACATGTACTTGTTGCTGCACCTGATGGACCGCGACCTGGCCGGGCGCATTCGCCTGCCGTACTACCTCGACGAGGCGGCGGACATCGACGAACGCAACCAGGCGGCGCTGCTGGAAACCAGCTTGCAGCTGGGCTTTGTGCCGATTCTGGCGAGTGTGAAGCCCCAGGTTTCTGCGCGGGTAGCAATCGACCTGGAAGGTGGTAGCGGGCCGAATGGCATCTACATCGATGAGGCGGACTGGAAGTACATCAGCCGCCGGGATGAGGTAAAGGCGATTGTGCGGGAGGATGAGGCTGAGGAATTGGCCTGA
- a CDS encoding DUF6482 family protein, with protein MNLQQLNTEARAGHVDEVNLIAIEGGDYLLEARVKGRAHPLADNRGERLRVRSVEDARTVLQTIPMVSMNLVHWSVQDEMVGMGSHPEEDLKVPISPRSAW; from the coding sequence ATGAACCTGCAACAGCTCAATACCGAGGCCAGGGCTGGCCATGTCGATGAAGTGAACCTGATCGCCATTGAAGGTGGCGATTACCTGCTTGAAGCCCGAGTCAAAGGCCGTGCCCACCCGTTGGCAGACAACCGCGGCGAGCGTTTGCGCGTGCGTTCGGTGGAAGATGCGCGCACGGTGCTACAAACCATTCCGATGGTGTCGATGAACCTGGTGCACTGGTCTGTGCAGGACGAAATGGTCGGCATGGGTTCGCACCCGGAAGAAGACCTCAAAGTCCCGATTTCACCCCGTTCGGCCTGGTAG
- the proB gene encoding glutamate 5-kinase: protein MRSKVTGAKRWVVKIGSALLTADGKGLDRGAMAVWVEQMVALREAGVELVLVSSGAVAAGMSQLGWTSRPSAMNELQAAASIGQMRLVQAWESSFGEHGKHTAQILLTHDDLSDRKRYLNARSTLRTLVDLGVVPVINENDTVVTDEIRFGDNDTLAALVANLVEADLLVILTDRDGMFDADPRNNPEAQLIYEARADDPSLDAVAGGTGGALGRGGMQTKLRAARLAARSGAHTIIIGGRIERVLDRLKAGERLGTLLSPERGMLAARKQWLAGHLQTRGTLVLDAGAVQALRAANKSLLPVGVKTVQGSFRRGEMVVCVGPDGIEVARGLANYSALEAQKIIGQPSDAIESLLGYSAEPELVHRDNLVLV from the coding sequence ATGCGAAGCAAGGTGACTGGCGCCAAGCGCTGGGTCGTGAAGATTGGCAGCGCGCTGCTGACCGCCGATGGCAAGGGCCTGGACCGTGGCGCCATGGCCGTGTGGGTCGAGCAGATGGTGGCCCTGCGTGAAGCGGGTGTGGAACTGGTGCTGGTGTCCTCCGGGGCCGTGGCCGCTGGCATGAGCCAGCTGGGCTGGACGTCCCGACCGAGCGCGATGAACGAGCTGCAGGCGGCTGCGTCCATCGGCCAGATGCGCCTGGTGCAGGCCTGGGAGTCGAGCTTCGGCGAGCACGGCAAGCACACCGCGCAAATCCTGCTGACCCACGACGACCTTTCCGATCGCAAGCGTTACCTCAACGCACGCAGCACCCTGCGTACCCTGGTCGACCTGGGTGTGGTGCCGGTGATCAACGAAAACGACACCGTGGTCACCGACGAAATCCGCTTTGGCGACAACGATACCCTGGCTGCGCTGGTGGCCAACCTGGTGGAAGCCGACCTGCTGGTGATCCTCACCGACCGTGACGGCATGTTCGACGCTGACCCGCGCAACAACCCCGAAGCCCAATTGATTTACGAAGCCCGCGCCGACGACCCGTCGCTCGACGCCGTGGCTGGTGGTACCGGCGGCGCGTTGGGCCGTGGCGGCATGCAGACCAAGTTGCGTGCGGCTCGCCTGGCAGCACGTTCCGGTGCGCACACCATCATCATCGGTGGCCGTATCGAGCGCGTGCTGGACCGCCTGAAGGCCGGTGAGCGCCTGGGTACGCTGCTGTCGCCTGAGCGCGGCATGCTGGCGGCACGCAAGCAGTGGCTGGCCGGCCACCTGCAAACCCGTGGCACTTTGGTGCTGGATGCCGGTGCCGTACAGGCGCTGCGTGCGGCCAACAAGAGCCTGCTGCCGGTGGGTGTGAAAACCGTCCAAGGCAGCTTCCGTCGTGGTGAGATGGTGGTTTGCGTGGGCCCGGATGGCATTGAAGTGGCGCGCGGCCTGGCCAACTACAGCGCACTCGAAGCGCAGAAGATCATTGGCCAGCCATCAGACGCCATCGAAAGCCTGCTGGGTTACAGCGCCGAGCCGGAATTGGTGCACCGCGATAACCTGGTGCTGGTATGA
- the rpmA gene encoding 50S ribosomal protein L27, with the protein MAHKKAGGSTRNGRDSESKRLGVKMYGGQVIKPGNIIVRQRGTEFHAGYGVGMGKDHTLFAKIEGVIKFEKKGEFMRRYVSIVAA; encoded by the coding sequence ATGGCTCACAAAAAGGCTGGTGGTAGTACTCGTAACGGTCGCGACTCAGAATCGAAACGCCTTGGCGTGAAGATGTATGGCGGCCAGGTTATCAAGCCAGGCAACATCATCGTCCGTCAGCGCGGCACCGAATTCCACGCTGGCTACGGCGTTGGCATGGGCAAGGACCACACCTTGTTCGCCAAGATCGAAGGCGTGATCAAGTTCGAGAAGAAAGGCGAGTTCATGCGCCGTTACGTGAGCATCGTCGCCGCTTAA
- a CDS encoding polyprenyl synthetase family protein, protein MQPQTFYRAVAEDFSAVDEIIKKQLTSRVPLVSKIGDYITSAGGKRLRPLLVLLCGKALGREGDDLRLLAATIEFLHTATLLHDDVVDMSGMRRGRSTANALWGNAPSVLVGDFLYSRSFEMMVELGSMPVMQILSKATRVIAEGEVLQLSRVRDASTTEEVYMDVIRGKTAMLFEASTHSAAALAEATEEQREALRTFGDHLGVAFQLVDDLLDYEGDAEALGKNVGDDLAEGKPTLPLIYAMREGTPEQAALVRQAIQKGGLEDLEPIREAVKASGALAYTAQLARDYVAKAIECLEVLPASEYRDALVELSEFAVARTH, encoded by the coding sequence ATGCAACCCCAAACCTTCTACCGCGCGGTGGCTGAAGATTTCAGCGCCGTCGACGAGATCATCAAGAAGCAGCTGACCTCGCGCGTGCCGCTGGTATCGAAGATCGGCGACTATATCACGTCCGCCGGCGGCAAGCGCCTGCGCCCGCTGCTGGTGCTGCTGTGCGGCAAGGCTTTGGGCCGCGAAGGCGACGACCTGCGCCTGCTGGCCGCAACCATCGAGTTCCTGCACACCGCCACCCTGCTGCATGACGATGTGGTCGACATGTCGGGCATGCGCCGTGGCCGCTCCACCGCCAACGCCCTGTGGGGCAACGCGCCGAGCGTGCTGGTGGGTGACTTCCTTTATTCGCGCTCGTTCGAAATGATGGTCGAACTGGGCTCGATGCCGGTCATGCAAATCCTCTCCAAGGCCACCCGCGTAATCGCCGAGGGTGAAGTGCTGCAGCTGTCGCGGGTACGCGACGCCAGCACCACCGAAGAGGTGTACATGGACGTCATCCGCGGCAAGACCGCCATGCTGTTCGAAGCCTCCACCCACAGCGCCGCCGCGCTGGCCGAGGCCACCGAAGAGCAGCGTGAAGCCCTGCGCACCTTCGGCGACCACCTGGGCGTGGCCTTCCAGCTGGTCGACGACCTGCTGGACTACGAAGGCGATGCCGAAGCGCTGGGCAAGAACGTGGGTGACGACCTGGCCGAAGGCAAGCCAACCCTGCCGCTGATCTACGCCATGCGCGAAGGCACGCCGGAGCAGGCTGCGCTGGTGCGCCAGGCCATTCAGAAGGGTGGCCTGGAAGACCTGGAGCCGATCCGTGAAGCGGTCAAGGCCTCGGGCGCCCTGGCGTACACCGCGCAACTGGCGCGTGACTATGTGGCCAAAGCCATCGAGTGCCTGGAAGTGCTGCCAGCCAGCGAATACCGGGATGCGCTGGTTGAGCTGAGCGAGTTCGCGGTAGCACGGACCCACTGA
- a CDS encoding PA4570 family protein, which translates to MTYLIDAWLDRPHPYLRILHRETGEVCAVLEEEALDELRDQGDLDLSGLNSSEPVVLKELVRNLFLFCYARALRPAGTDWN; encoded by the coding sequence ATGACTTATCTGATAGACGCCTGGCTGGACCGCCCCCACCCTTACCTGCGCATCCTGCACCGTGAAACCGGTGAAGTGTGCGCAGTGCTTGAAGAAGAAGCACTGGATGAACTGCGCGACCAGGGTGACCTGGACTTGAGCGGGTTGAACTCCAGTGAGCCAGTGGTGCTCAAGGAGCTGGTGCGGAATTTGTTTCTGTTCTGCTATGCGCGGGCGTTGCGGCCTGCGGGTACGGACTGGAATTGA
- a CDS encoding CreA family protein: MSLLKRLFAVVLLALPVVATAEEIGQVSTVFKFLGPNDRIVVEAFDDPKVEGVTCYLSRAKTGGVKGGLGLAEDRAEASIACRQVGPINFKGELKDGEEVFKERTSLVFKTMQVVRFLDKKRNTLVYLVYSDRMIEGSPQNAVTAIPILPWAH; this comes from the coding sequence ATGAGCCTGCTGAAGCGGCTGTTCGCCGTTGTACTGCTCGCACTGCCGGTAGTGGCAACGGCCGAGGAGATCGGTCAGGTTTCCACCGTGTTCAAGTTCCTCGGGCCGAATGATCGCATTGTGGTCGAGGCTTTTGATGATCCCAAGGTTGAAGGTGTGACCTGCTATCTGTCGCGCGCCAAGACTGGCGGCGTGAAAGGTGGATTGGGGTTGGCGGAGGACCGGGCAGAGGCATCGATTGCCTGCCGTCAGGTAGGGCCGATCAACTTCAAGGGTGAGTTGAAGGACGGTGAAGAGGTGTTCAAGGAGCGCACCTCGCTGGTGTTCAAGACCATGCAGGTGGTGCGCTTTCTGGACAAGAAGCGCAACACGCTGGTGTACCTGGTGTACAGCGACCGCATGATCGAAGGCAGCCCGCAGAATGCGGTGACGGCGATACCAATCCTGCCTTGGGCGCATTGA
- a CDS encoding PA4575 family protein yields MRNLSLTRQCLGLVTRIECSIRPLAGDNGMWTLLFAAGMAGEQPSAIKAQGPFHGPLVAESVLNAIVDSLTLHGYQVADGPQIWCLHLQAQLRRINGERCKNLGDYQFHPET; encoded by the coding sequence ATGCGCAACCTCAGCCTTACTCGCCAGTGCCTGGGCCTGGTGACCCGCATCGAATGCAGCATCCGCCCACTGGCCGGTGACAACGGCATGTGGACGCTGTTGTTTGCCGCCGGCATGGCCGGTGAGCAGCCTTCGGCCATCAAGGCTCAAGGGCCTTTCCACGGGCCGTTGGTGGCCGAATCCGTGCTCAATGCCATCGTCGACAGCCTGACCCTGCATGGCTACCAAGTGGCGGATGGGCCGCAAATCTGGTGCTTGCATTTGCAGGCGCAATTGCGCCGCATCAATGGCGAGCGCTGCAAAAACCTCGGGGATTACCAGTTCCACCCGGAAACCTGA